In Blastocatellia bacterium, one DNA window encodes the following:
- the thiS gene encoding sulfur carrier protein ThiS has product MKVRYGQQEYEFTERMSVRVLLEKLGVLPETVVVVRNDEIVTEDEWLDVEDDVELIRVVSGGVGT; this is encoded by the coding sequence ATGAAGGTCCGATACGGCCAGCAGGAATACGAATTCACCGAGCGCATGAGTGTGCGTGTGTTGCTCGAGAAGCTCGGGGTTCTGCCCGAGACAGTCGTCGTCGTGAGAAACGACGAGATCGTGACCGAAGATGAGTGGCTCGATGTGGAGGATGACGTCGAATTGATTCGCGTCGTCTCCGGAGGCGTCGGGACATGA
- a CDS encoding TIGR00269 family protein, producing the protein MKCRKCLKKAIIYMPEHRLALCSACYSPWFLDYTERTIRKFKMFSRRDRVLVAVSGGKDSLSLWHALCALGYEADGFYIDLGITGNDRYSEQSKQRCMELAEKLDRRLHIISVAEEVGAPIPEIKDLTAREACSACGLIKRYFMNRYALEAEYDVIATGHNLDDEVAVLFSNVLNWNRGYLARQYPVLDEREGLKKKVKPFVYFTEKQTTVYALVNRIAYIRDECPYALGATTLSYKAILAQLEHQAPGTKRRFLDGFYQIRALFAGAETTALIPCSRCGQPTTADVCAYCRLVEHVQRRRGLVSMVEPQVTVSETEGGIEHEESPVLDRRS; encoded by the coding sequence ATGAAATGCCGGAAGTGCTTGAAGAAAGCCATCATCTACATGCCGGAGCACCGACTGGCGCTCTGCTCGGCGTGCTACTCGCCGTGGTTCCTCGATTACACGGAGCGAACGATCCGCAAGTTCAAGATGTTCTCCCGCCGAGACCGCGTTCTGGTCGCTGTCTCTGGCGGAAAAGATAGCCTCTCGCTCTGGCACGCCTTGTGCGCGCTCGGATATGAGGCCGATGGCTTTTACATCGATCTGGGAATCACCGGCAACGATCGCTATTCAGAGCAATCGAAGCAACGTTGTATGGAACTCGCTGAGAAGCTCGATCGGCGCCTGCACATCATCAGCGTCGCCGAAGAGGTCGGCGCGCCAATCCCAGAGATCAAAGACCTCACGGCTCGCGAAGCCTGCTCCGCCTGCGGATTGATCAAACGGTACTTCATGAATCGCTACGCCTTGGAAGCCGAATACGATGTGATCGCCACCGGACATAATCTCGATGACGAAGTCGCCGTCCTCTTCTCGAACGTCCTCAATTGGAATCGCGGGTATCTCGCTCGCCAATATCCGGTCTTGGATGAGCGGGAGGGGTTGAAGAAGAAGGTCAAGCCTTTCGTCTATTTCACCGAGAAGCAAACGACGGTTTATGCGTTGGTGAACCGGATCGCGTACATCCGCGACGAATGTCCGTATGCGCTCGGCGCGACGACGCTGTCGTACAAGGCCATCCTCGCGCAACTGGAGCATCAAGCGCCGGGCACGAAACGGCGTTTTCTCGACGGCTTCTATCAAATTCGCGCGCTCTTCGCGGGAGCCGAGACCACGGCGCTCATCCCCTGCTCGCGCTGCGGTCAGCCGACGACGGCCGACGTCTGCGCATATTGCCGATTGGTCGAGCATGTCCAGCGACGGCGTGGCCTTGTTTCAATGGTCGAGCCACAAGTGACCGTGTCGGAAACAGAGGGTGGAATCGAGCACGAGGAGTCGCCGGTTCTCGATCGGCGATCGTGA
- a CDS encoding lysophospholipase yields the protein MVILELFLLLAVGVNGEDGSVAQAANALRIYVNEQPAGHETFSVTKTETHITWTGRASLELRSFSIAIGSFTLVTDAQYRPREAHVRATIGPSEQEVRTTFADGKARSEITVGGMRTTKEDSVSPDALVVLSNVPFFIYEVLAQRVDLSRTEPQNFRAYVLPQIELPLTVRVKGRERVPFANRAEDLIHLELALTQPTGQMVSMEMWVDDARRLIKLILPGLLFIEAYREGYEKAIASIAPKDYEALEVTFPSEAIMLAGTLTLPKQRSHPLPALVLIAGSGPHERDENVAGVKVFEQIADHLTRHGFAVLRYDKRGVGKSQGDYPTATTYDFADDAHAAVRFLRTRPEIAPDRIALIGHSEGAIVALLVAARDPKLAAIVLMAGPATSGEEVILEQQAYLLRNLPEKDRQERIAWQRKILEAVKTDRGWEEIERALPPEARAQLAAARSPWFREFVRLRPLALLEHLACPILILQGGKDTQVFPHHAEAFSRALQAIGRVPYEVKVFPTLNHLFHKAETGDISEYGKLTKQLDAEFLTVLTEWLRERLKGR from the coding sequence ATGGTCATCCTCGAACTGTTCCTGCTGCTTGCTGTAGGGGTGAACGGAGAGGATGGTTCGGTGGCTCAAGCCGCCAATGCCCTCCGCATCTACGTGAACGAGCAACCGGCCGGGCACGAGACGTTCTCTGTCACGAAGACCGAGACGCACATCACGTGGACGGGTCGCGCTTCGCTCGAGCTCCGTTCGTTCTCGATCGCCATCGGCTCTTTCACGCTCGTCACTGATGCTCAATATCGTCCTCGTGAAGCCCACGTGAGGGCGACCATCGGCCCTTCGGAACAGGAAGTGCGCACGACGTTCGCCGACGGCAAGGCGCGGAGCGAGATCACCGTGGGGGGGATGAGGACGACAAAAGAAGACAGCGTCTCGCCGGATGCGCTCGTCGTGCTCTCGAACGTTCCCTTCTTCATCTACGAAGTCTTGGCACAGCGCGTGGACCTCTCTCGAACGGAGCCTCAGAATTTTCGCGCTTACGTCCTTCCCCAAATTGAGCTGCCGCTCACGGTGCGCGTCAAAGGGCGCGAACGTGTCCCGTTCGCCAACCGAGCGGAAGATCTGATCCATCTGGAACTCGCGCTCACCCAGCCGACGGGCCAGATGGTCTCGATGGAGATGTGGGTAGACGATGCGCGCCGCTTGATCAAGCTCATCCTTCCCGGCTTACTTTTCATCGAGGCCTACCGCGAGGGATATGAGAAAGCGATCGCGAGCATCGCGCCGAAGGATTACGAGGCCCTGGAGGTGACCTTCCCCTCCGAGGCGATCATGCTGGCTGGGACGCTTACGCTTCCGAAACAGCGCTCTCACCCATTACCGGCTCTTGTCCTGATTGCTGGCTCTGGTCCCCACGAACGCGACGAGAATGTCGCGGGCGTGAAGGTCTTCGAACAAATCGCCGATCATTTGACGAGACACGGATTCGCCGTCCTGCGGTACGACAAGCGTGGAGTGGGGAAGTCCCAGGGAGATTATCCTACGGCGACAACCTACGATTTCGCCGATGACGCGCACGCCGCTGTGCGATTCCTCCGCACGCGACCGGAGATCGCGCCGGATCGGATCGCTCTTATTGGCCACAGCGAAGGCGCCATCGTCGCCTTGCTCGTGGCTGCCCGAGACCCAAAACTCGCGGCCATCGTCCTCATGGCTGGTCCCGCCACAAGCGGGGAAGAGGTCATTCTGGAACAGCAAGCTTATTTACTCCGGAACCTTCCGGAGAAGGATCGGCAGGAGCGCATCGCCTGGCAGAGGAAGATCCTCGAAGCGGTTAAGACCGATCGGGGATGGGAAGAGATCGAACGCGCTCTTCCTCCCGAAGCGCGCGCGCAATTGGCGGCAGCACGTTCGCCGTGGTTTCGAGAATTCGTGCGGCTTCGACCGCTCGCCCTTCTGGAGCACCTCGCGTGTCCGATCCTCATTCTCCAAGGAGGGAAGGATACACAAGTCTTCCCTCACCATGCCGAGGCCTTCTCCCGTGCTCTTCAGGCGATTGGTAGAGTCCCCTACGAGGTGAAGGTCTTCCCCACGCTCAATCACCTCTTTCACAAGGCCGAAACCGGAGACATCTCAGAGTACGGGAAGCTCACCAAGCAGCTCGATGCCGAATTCCTCACTGTCCTCACCGAATGGTTGCGAGAACGCCTGAAGGGGAGATAA
- a CDS encoding YceI family protein: MRGSRVLLVIAILVGALVPAWGADEFVIDPVHSSIEFSVRHMMVTNVRGRFREFSGTIVYDEKDITKSSVRVTIKTASIDTGNADRDNHLRSPDFFDAAKYPEITFVSTRIEKRGDDYVCIGTLTMRGVSREVAIPFRILGVVRDPRGNTRLGVEAGLTINRLDYGVSWSRALEGGGLVVGNDVKIELNVQAIKRAAPAASR; this comes from the coding sequence ATGAGAGGTTCTCGCGTCTTGTTGGTCATCGCGATCTTGGTGGGGGCGCTCGTCCCCGCTTGGGGCGCGGACGAGTTCGTCATTGATCCCGTGCACAGTTCGATCGAATTCTCCGTCCGTCACATGATGGTGACGAACGTGCGCGGACGATTTCGCGAGTTCTCCGGGACGATCGTCTACGATGAGAAGGACATCACGAAGTCCTCGGTGCGCGTCACGATCAAGACGGCGAGCATTGATACGGGAAACGCCGATCGCGATAACCATCTCCGGAGCCCCGATTTCTTCGACGCGGCGAAATACCCGGAGATCACCTTCGTGAGCACGCGGATCGAGAAGCGTGGGGACGACTACGTTTGCATCGGGACGCTGACGATGCGCGGCGTCTCTCGGGAAGTGGCGATCCCCTTCCGAATCCTCGGCGTCGTGAGGGATCCGCGGGGGAACACGCGGCTTGGGGTCGAAGCTGGCCTCACAATCAATCGGCTCGATTATGGCGTCTCCTGGAGCCGTGCGCTTGAAGGCGGGGGATTGGTCGTCGGGAACGATGTCAAGATCGAGTTGAATGTTCAAGCGATCAAGCGAGCTGCTCCTGCAGCCTCTCGTTGA
- a CDS encoding CDGSH iron-sulfur domain-containing protein, whose product MSEPMIAFKKPAVLILEPGTYYWCRCGRSQNQPFCDGSHKGTEFTPLRFEVTESRKVSLCQCKHTKNAPYCDGTHKTL is encoded by the coding sequence ATGAGTGAACCGATGATCGCGTTCAAGAAGCCCGCGGTTTTGATCCTGGAACCAGGGACCTACTATTGGTGTCGGTGTGGACGATCGCAAAATCAGCCGTTTTGCGATGGGTCCCATAAAGGGACGGAGTTCACCCCCCTTCGATTCGAGGTCACGGAATCGAGGAAGGTCTCCTTGTGTCAATGCAAGCACACGAAAAATGCTCCCTATTGCGATGGGACGCATAAGACCTTGTGA
- a CDS encoding GAF domain-containing protein yields the protein MTSSLAHGDRLMHLATHERILQRMTEVLECTRQLAILNVAAAATSDICDLDALLQNALERLLELLSFEAGAIYLRESAPSRDADRAESSRALRLRLSRGIPPSFAELLERASVGEGPIADVAAAGEPLFLEVSTVEPLPYRHLIRRAGFHIFALIPLRAGDETIGVLLLASRTSSMPGVGERALSSTDALASGIRANILRDLPAEYRSAFSLALGNLLGTAIENARRYREMVKHVQRERHRVELWQRVGRLATTLLARSLQRIPREGGMIAPVSEDELLAEACRLIQEAFGLPNVSIFKLDESAEEIVLVATQSRYARPAPLGYRQSIYVGTLGWVARHGEALLANDVSIEPRFVRYHAETRAEFDLPIKVHGRLIGIVSIESDRPHAFTEDDVIALRWITDHLSWHVENTRFAEMLRRQLEHATESERLHRMVIEALGDGIAIIQDRRIRYANRRWTELVGLPAGESSVLSDFLALVREEDRDRLRALLDTESRLEMASPIELRFTRKDGGEIALQVQSVPVEYEGKPAVGVILSERGRERSSLERRLQAEKLAALEQLVSGIAHELNNPLTSVLGYAELLLAHEPLSESARHDLQTIIEQAQRAKKVIQNLLAFARFYRPEKITIDVNDVLRAALDAYRARTPSSPLRVILNLAPDLPRIWADRNLLEQVFFNIILNAEHAVQQARGHGTLLVETRMKRSGGEGSPHEVLEIRFTDDGPGIPASHLSRIFDPFFTTKPPGVGTGLGLSICHGIIKEHGGEIYALSEEGHGATFVIELPVSPAGRARESIPTNHSPHLR from the coding sequence ATGACGAGCTCATTGGCACACGGCGATCGGCTCATGCACCTGGCGACGCACGAACGGATCCTCCAACGGATGACCGAGGTCCTGGAATGCACCCGGCAGCTCGCGATCCTGAACGTCGCCGCCGCAGCCACCTCCGACATTTGTGATCTCGACGCTCTGCTCCAGAACGCGCTCGAGCGTCTTCTCGAACTCCTCTCGTTCGAGGCGGGAGCGATCTATCTGCGGGAGAGCGCGCCCTCGCGCGATGCGGATCGCGCGGAGTCCTCCCGAGCTCTTCGCCTTCGGCTTTCACGGGGTATCCCTCCGAGCTTCGCCGAGCTGCTGGAGCGCGCTTCCGTTGGTGAGGGACCCATCGCCGATGTCGCCGCTGCAGGAGAGCCCCTTTTTCTCGAAGTCTCAACCGTGGAACCGCTGCCCTATCGGCACCTGATCCGACGCGCAGGTTTTCATATCTTCGCGCTCATCCCCCTCCGCGCTGGGGATGAGACGATCGGGGTTCTCTTGCTCGCGAGTCGAACCTCTTCAATGCCTGGTGTTGGCGAGAGAGCGCTCTCCTCGACAGATGCCCTCGCGAGCGGTATTCGCGCGAACATCCTCCGTGATCTCCCAGCGGAGTATCGCTCGGCATTCTCCCTGGCGCTCGGAAATCTTTTGGGGACGGCGATCGAGAACGCGCGCCGATACCGGGAGATGGTGAAGCACGTTCAGCGAGAGCGCCATCGGGTTGAGTTATGGCAGCGCGTCGGTCGCCTTGCGACGACGCTCCTAGCTCGTTCTTTGCAGAGAATCCCGCGCGAGGGAGGAATGATCGCGCCGGTGAGCGAAGACGAACTGCTGGCAGAAGCTTGTCGCCTGATTCAAGAGGCGTTCGGCTTGCCGAATGTCTCGATCTTCAAGCTTGACGAGTCGGCCGAAGAGATCGTCCTCGTGGCGACGCAGAGCCGATATGCCCGACCCGCCCCCTTGGGCTATCGGCAGAGTATCTATGTGGGCACGCTCGGCTGGGTCGCGCGGCATGGGGAAGCCCTTTTGGCGAACGATGTTTCCATCGAGCCCCGCTTCGTCCGTTACCACGCGGAGACGCGGGCGGAATTTGATCTCCCGATCAAAGTCCATGGTCGTCTGATTGGGATCGTGAGCATCGAGAGCGATCGCCCCCATGCGTTCACCGAAGACGATGTGATCGCCCTTCGGTGGATCACCGACCACCTCTCCTGGCACGTGGAGAACACGAGATTCGCGGAGATGCTCCGGCGACAGCTCGAACACGCGACCGAATCGGAGCGTCTGCATCGAATGGTGATCGAAGCCCTTGGCGATGGGATCGCGATCATCCAGGACCGACGCATTCGATATGCGAATCGTCGCTGGACGGAACTCGTGGGACTTCCGGCTGGAGAATCGTCTGTCCTCTCAGACTTTCTGGCTCTCGTTCGGGAAGAGGATCGCGATCGCTTGCGTGCGCTCCTGGACACGGAGTCACGATTGGAGATGGCTTCTCCAATTGAGCTTCGATTCACACGAAAGGATGGCGGCGAAATCGCCCTTCAGGTCCAGAGCGTACCGGTCGAATATGAGGGGAAGCCCGCCGTAGGTGTGATCCTGAGCGAGAGAGGACGCGAACGATCGTCCCTCGAACGGCGTCTTCAAGCTGAGAAGCTCGCGGCCCTCGAACAGCTCGTCTCGGGCATCGCCCACGAGCTGAACAATCCGCTCACTAGTGTGCTCGGATATGCGGAGCTGCTGCTCGCCCACGAGCCTTTGAGCGAGAGCGCGCGACACGACCTACAGACGATCATCGAGCAAGCACAGCGTGCGAAGAAAGTCATCCAAAACTTGCTCGCTTTCGCTCGTTTCTATCGCCCGGAGAAAATCACCATAGATGTCAACGACGTTCTTCGCGCAGCGCTCGACGCCTATCGCGCGCGCACGCCATCGAGCCCACTTCGCGTGATCTTGAATCTTGCGCCGGATCTGCCTCGCATCTGGGCGGACCGCAACCTCCTCGAACAGGTTTTCTTCAACATCATCCTCAACGCCGAACATGCCGTTCAGCAAGCGCGCGGGCACGGGACGCTCCTGGTCGAGACGCGGATGAAGCGATCGGGTGGTGAAGGTTCCCCTCACGAAGTGCTCGAAATTCGCTTCACTGATGACGGCCCCGGCATCCCGGCTTCTCATCTTTCCCGCATCTTCGACCCGTTCTTCACGACGAAACCTCCGGGCGTAGGGACCGGTCTGGGACTCTCCATCTGCCATGGGATCATCAAGGAGCATGGAGGCGAGATCTATGCCCTCAGCGAAGAAGGTCATGGGGCCACGTTCGTCATCGAACTCCCTGTCTCCCCTGCCGGAAGAGCGAGAGAGTCAATCCCCACGAATCACTCTCCTCACCTTCGTTGA
- a CDS encoding tetratricopeptide repeat protein: MLRTSWGEGMRRGRQLFALAERQRQRGAFAEALEHYREAQRVFARERDERGLMECALAQGHCLRLLGRFRQARRAYQRAARLAQALGEDVSAADALMGEGMAVRAVGELTEALRLFREAERVYRMIGDDFGRAYLLWARGGTFRLSGDLRAAYQSFRDAWRWYERAGDRVGAAYALCGLGGVSRVMGRYAASFEFYTEANDRFRRLRDTFGRAYSFCGIANAHRMRGEYERALEFFERATALYRTIGDEVSYAYTLWGEATAYKMLGHYERARVDFREADRLFRKTRDMRGRIYVWLGEGELHLLHGAPGRAERYFRMALKTARQFGFRLEELHAHLLLRLLRRENGQRVSFDPLIRRYRALGTTFLRAPSLPLNLP, translated from the coding sequence GTGCTGAGGACGTCGTGGGGGGAAGGAATGCGGCGAGGACGTCAGCTATTCGCCCTGGCGGAACGGCAACGGCAGCGGGGGGCGTTCGCCGAAGCGCTCGAGCACTATCGCGAAGCGCAGCGAGTTTTCGCGCGCGAGCGAGATGAGCGAGGGCTTATGGAGTGCGCGTTGGCCCAGGGCCATTGTCTGCGGCTGCTTGGGAGGTTTCGACAAGCGCGACGCGCTTATCAACGCGCGGCGCGCCTGGCGCAGGCATTGGGCGAAGACGTGAGCGCGGCCGATGCCCTTATGGGAGAGGGGATGGCCGTGCGAGCGGTGGGAGAGTTGACCGAAGCCTTGCGTCTCTTCCGCGAGGCCGAACGCGTGTATCGGATGATAGGGGATGATTTCGGGCGCGCCTATTTGCTCTGGGCGCGAGGTGGGACGTTTCGCCTGAGCGGTGACCTGCGCGCCGCCTATCAGAGCTTCCGCGACGCCTGGCGATGGTATGAGCGCGCCGGTGATCGGGTGGGGGCTGCTTACGCTCTCTGCGGCCTCGGTGGCGTCTCGCGCGTGATGGGGCGGTACGCCGCTTCGTTCGAATTCTATACGGAGGCGAACGATCGGTTCCGCCGTCTGCGCGACACGTTCGGTCGCGCGTATTCCTTCTGCGGCATCGCCAACGCGCATCGGATGCGAGGCGAATACGAACGCGCTTTGGAGTTCTTCGAGCGCGCTACGGCGCTTTATCGCACGATCGGCGATGAGGTGAGCTACGCCTACACGCTCTGGGGCGAAGCGACGGCCTACAAGATGCTCGGCCATTATGAGCGCGCGCGCGTGGATTTCCGCGAAGCGGATCGGCTCTTCCGAAAGACGCGCGATATGCGTGGAAGAATTTACGTATGGCTCGGAGAGGGCGAGCTTCATCTGCTTCATGGCGCGCCGGGGCGGGCAGAGCGCTATTTTCGAATGGCGCTGAAGACGGCGCGCCAATTCGGATTCCGCTTGGAAGAGCTTCACGCGCATCTCCTCCTTCGATTGCTCCGACGGGAGAACGGACAACGGGTTTCCTTCGATCCCCTCATCCGACGGTATCGCGCCTTGGGAACGACGTTTTTACGCGCTCCCTCGCTCCCCCTCAATCTGCCTTAG
- a CDS encoding response regulator yields the protein MKLQSGWIFDVRRCMDAEGNLLPPERVPLEALLDPQKLLQAQVHLSEITRMEASIYLYDEASPRPIHPDVAPMRVRSPLCHELNRLEMAGSSRCVHDTWRASLLAMQRREPVIADCVGGRSTLWSCPILLTYHEQTYPKAAITVAAFPLEHFFTNEVLEALFPTGNPALGASREQARRWAISDEQLSHVRELVRLMAEAFSAEISARYEWAHYCSIVSPSSAEPLSALVERLSQMAHEVNNRLTSIHLHAHLARQVVEAPDVQESLEFVKREARSAIEAVRSLTQYVRQGFSSAKMTMGSRDPSVEKAAESPIGSRSILVVEDERPIAELIARALRAAHYDVDISLDGETALSMIERKQYDLIIADLRMPGIGGRELYERVRQVAPSLVRRMVFLTGDILSEEALVFLRETGSLRLSKPCSLEELLALVKAGLERSESPAS from the coding sequence ATGAAGCTCCAGAGCGGATGGATCTTCGACGTGCGGCGGTGCATGGACGCCGAGGGGAATCTCTTGCCTCCAGAGCGCGTCCCCTTGGAGGCATTGCTCGATCCGCAGAAACTCCTTCAAGCGCAAGTGCACTTGAGCGAGATCACGCGGATGGAGGCGTCCATCTATCTATACGATGAAGCGTCCCCGCGGCCGATTCATCCCGATGTCGCGCCGATGCGAGTGAGGTCGCCACTTTGTCATGAGCTGAATAGGCTGGAGATGGCGGGTTCCTCCCGATGCGTGCACGACACGTGGCGAGCATCGCTTCTGGCGATGCAGCGACGGGAGCCCGTCATCGCTGATTGCGTCGGCGGACGCTCCACCTTGTGGAGCTGCCCCATCCTCTTGACGTACCATGAGCAGACGTATCCGAAAGCGGCCATCACCGTGGCGGCTTTTCCCCTCGAGCATTTCTTCACGAACGAAGTCCTGGAGGCGCTCTTTCCGACGGGGAATCCCGCTCTCGGAGCAAGCCGTGAACAAGCGCGACGATGGGCCATTTCGGATGAACAGTTAAGCCACGTGCGCGAGTTGGTTCGCTTGATGGCCGAAGCCTTCTCAGCGGAGATCTCAGCGCGATATGAGTGGGCGCATTATTGCTCGATAGTCTCGCCTTCTTCGGCAGAACCTCTCTCGGCTTTGGTGGAGAGGCTCTCGCAGATGGCGCACGAGGTTAACAATCGGCTGACGAGCATTCATCTTCATGCCCATCTGGCGCGCCAAGTGGTCGAAGCGCCCGATGTCCAGGAGTCTCTCGAATTTGTCAAACGAGAGGCGCGCTCGGCCATTGAAGCCGTACGATCACTGACGCAGTACGTTCGTCAGGGATTCTCTTCTGCGAAGATGACCATGGGAAGTCGCGATCCCTCTGTCGAGAAGGCCGCCGAATCACCTATCGGATCGAGAAGCATCCTCGTCGTGGAAGACGAGAGGCCGATCGCTGAATTGATCGCGCGCGCGTTGCGAGCGGCTCATTACGATGTCGACATCTCGCTCGACGGAGAGACAGCGCTTTCCATGATCGAGCGGAAACAGTACGATCTGATCATCGCCGATCTGCGTATGCCGGGGATAGGAGGGAGGGAACTGTACGAGCGTGTCCGACAAGTGGCTCCTTCCCTGGTGCGTCGCATGGTCTTCCTGACGGGGGACATCTTAAGCGAAGAAGCGCTTGTCTTCCTCCGTGAGACGGGGAGCTTGCGCTTGTCAAAACCTTGTTCGTTGGAGGAACTGTTGGCGTTGGTGAAAGCCGGGTTGGAGCGAAGTGAGTCGCCAGCCTCCTAG
- a CDS encoding protein phosphatase 2C domain-containing protein encodes MSTMAKPFKRGSYGLVSDRGLNPRRPVNEDSYVVLDDVGLFAVADGVGGQNAGEIASRTAMEILRHHFSRKTRGDRMRYLEQVIAYLNGALREMAMSEESLSGMATTLAVLLLEPRHAVICHIGDSRVYRFAAGKLYRETIDHTLVEAEHLGGFSILEYTKKYVLTRALGIGEEVIPDMKKIGLEPNTVFLLCTDGITRHVTDEELQDLLARESDPQRVCDRLKELCYERGARDNFTALVVRVDSVSPRPSRSERGVEWEGRGLLESTAEGHPSLSTASDASEASAGRRVLPSESERSLTMDLRRLGRAYGVVLLVALLSAIVLFIAGMNVERWRAERGGVSLSTTERAHAHLDRAIERFRAGQYAEAERILEEGIRWDSSNGLYHHWLGQTRFALGEYRTAAESFVRAMELGGSEENLLFAAAAWQAAGESERARDFLQRYVQTVVVRRTSEGKP; translated from the coding sequence ATGAGCACGATGGCCAAACCGTTCAAGAGGGGGAGTTATGGTCTCGTCTCCGATCGCGGGTTGAATCCTCGCCGTCCGGTGAATGAGGATAGCTACGTGGTATTGGACGATGTGGGCTTGTTCGCCGTGGCCGATGGCGTGGGAGGACAGAATGCGGGGGAGATTGCCAGCCGGACGGCGATGGAGATCCTCCGTCATCATTTCTCCAGAAAAACGCGCGGCGACCGCATGCGATATTTGGAGCAAGTGATCGCATATCTGAACGGAGCGCTTCGCGAGATGGCGATGAGCGAGGAATCATTGAGCGGCATGGCCACGACGCTCGCCGTATTGCTTCTGGAGCCACGACACGCGGTGATCTGTCACATTGGCGATAGCCGCGTCTATCGCTTCGCCGCAGGGAAGCTCTATCGCGAAACGATTGACCATACGCTCGTCGAAGCCGAGCATTTGGGCGGATTCTCCATCTTGGAGTACACGAAGAAGTATGTCCTCACACGGGCCCTGGGCATTGGCGAAGAGGTCATCCCGGACATGAAGAAGATTGGGCTGGAGCCGAATACGGTCTTCTTGCTGTGCACCGATGGGATCACGCGCCACGTGACCGATGAGGAACTGCAGGACCTTTTGGCGCGGGAATCGGATCCACAGCGGGTATGCGATCGGCTCAAGGAACTGTGCTACGAGCGAGGCGCGCGCGATAATTTCACCGCTCTCGTCGTGCGCGTGGATTCGGTGTCCCCGCGTCCCAGTCGATCCGAGCGCGGAGTCGAATGGGAAGGCCGAGGGCTCCTCGAATCGACGGCGGAGGGACACCCATCGCTCTCGACCGCGTCGGATGCTTCCGAGGCATCAGCGGGGCGTCGTGTTCTTCCTTCGGAATCGGAGCGCTCGTTGACGATGGATCTGCGCCGTTTGGGTCGCGCGTATGGCGTGGTGTTGCTCGTAGCGCTGCTCAGCGCCATCGTGCTCTTCATCGCGGGAATGAATGTCGAACGATGGCGGGCTGAGAGAGGGGGTGTTTCGCTCTCGACGACCGAGCGCGCGCATGCGCATTTGGATCGCGCGATCGAGAGATTTCGCGCTGGTCAATATGCGGAAGCGGAACGCATCTTGGAAGAAGGGATACGGTGGGATTCCTCCAATGGCCTATACCATCACTGGTTGGGACAGACGCGTTTCGCCCTCGGCGAGTATCGCACCGCGGCCGAGAGTTTCGTGCGCGCGATGGAGCTGGGAGGATCGGAGGAGAACCTGCTCTTTGCCGCAGCCGCGTGGCAGGCAGCCGGCGAATCGGAGCGCGCTCGCGACTTCTTGCAGCGGTATGTCCAAACTGTGGTCGTCCGCCGGACATCGGAGGGAAAACCATGA
- a CDS encoding secondary thiamine-phosphate synthase enzyme YjbQ, whose amino-acid sequence MKSHTEYLEFHTKKRREYINITREVERAVQKSGIREGLVLVSALHTTAGVYINDDEEGLLQDLDEMLEKLAPYGAPYRHHATGEDNGDAHLKCLLLHHQVIIPVTNGKLDLGTWQRVFYAEFDGRRRKRVVIKVVGE is encoded by the coding sequence ATGAAGTCGCATACGGAGTATCTGGAGTTTCACACGAAGAAGCGGCGCGAGTACATCAACATCACGCGCGAGGTGGAGCGCGCGGTGCAAAAGAGTGGGATTCGAGAAGGCCTGGTCTTGGTCTCTGCCCTCCATACGACGGCGGGCGTTTATATCAACGACGACGAGGAGGGATTACTTCAGGACCTCGATGAGATGTTGGAGAAACTCGCTCCCTACGGTGCCCCGTATCGCCATCATGCCACGGGCGAAGACAACGGAGACGCGCACCTGAAGTGCTTGCTCCTCCATCATCAAGTCATCATACCGGTGACCAATGGGAAGCTGGATCTAGGGACATGGCAGCGGGTCTTCTATGCGGAGTTCGATGGACGTCGGCGCAAGCGCGTAGTGATCAAGGTCGTTGGGGAATGA